From Bradyrhizobium symbiodeficiens, the proteins below share one genomic window:
- a CDS encoding GNAT family N-acetyltransferase, whose amino-acid sequence MVATVRDNKDRSRFELDVGSDVAFANYRLTPTAVIITHTETPHALRGRGIGSELVKGALELIRRDGKKVIAGCGFVVDYLEQHPEDADLVA is encoded by the coding sequence ATGGTGGCAACGGTACGGGACAACAAGGACAGGAGCCGCTTCGAGCTCGATGTCGGCAGCGACGTCGCCTTCGCCAATTACCGGCTGACCCCGACGGCGGTCATCATCACCCACACCGAGACGCCGCACGCGCTGCGCGGTCGCGGCATCGGCTCCGAACTGGTGAAAGGCGCGCTGGAGCTCATCCGCCGCGACGGCAAGAAGGTGATCGCTGGCTGCGGCTTCGTGGTCGACTATCTCGAGCAGCATCCGGAGGATGCGGATCTCGTCGCCTGA
- the trmFO gene encoding methylenetetrahydrofolate--tRNA-(uracil(54)-C(5))-methyltransferase (FADH(2)-oxidizing) TrmFO: MTGSHSNSVHVIGAGLAGSEAAWQVAKAGVPVVLHEMRPSRMTEAHRTDGLAELVCSNSFRSDDAANNAVGLLHAEMRRLDSLIMRAADANQVPAGGALAVDRDGFSAAVTKALNDHPLIQIARGEIAGLPPAEWSNVIVATGPLTSAPLADAIRELTDENALAFFDAIAPIVHRESIDMSVAWFQSRYDKVGPGGTGADYINCPMTKEQYDGFVAALMSGEKTEFKEWETNTPYFDGCLPIEVMAERGPETLRHGPMKPVGLTNPHDPTTKAYAIVQLRQDNKLGTLYNIVGFQTKLKYGEQQRIFRTIPGLENAEFARLGGLHRNTFLNSPKLLDGQLRLRAQPRLRFAGQMTGCEGYVESASVGLIAGLYAAADARGETLVGPPGTTALGSLLGHITGGHIETIEPGTRSFQPMNINFGLFPPLASVPTKKPDGTRLRGNEKTVAKKQAMSALALADLDRWIADHLRMPAAA; this comes from the coding sequence ATGACAGGATCCCATTCCAACAGCGTGCACGTGATTGGCGCCGGCCTTGCCGGCTCCGAGGCCGCCTGGCAGGTGGCCAAGGCCGGCGTGCCCGTAGTGTTGCACGAGATGCGGCCGAGCCGCATGACCGAAGCGCACCGCACCGACGGGCTCGCCGAGCTCGTCTGCTCCAATTCGTTCCGCTCGGACGACGCCGCCAACAACGCCGTCGGCCTGCTGCATGCGGAGATGCGCCGGCTCGATTCGCTGATCATGCGCGCGGCCGACGCCAACCAGGTGCCCGCCGGCGGCGCGCTCGCCGTCGACCGTGACGGCTTCTCCGCGGCCGTCACCAAGGCGCTCAACGACCATCCCCTGATCCAGATCGCCCGCGGCGAGATTGCAGGCCTGCCGCCGGCCGAGTGGAGCAACGTCATCGTTGCGACCGGCCCCCTCACCTCCGCGCCGCTGGCTGATGCCATCCGCGAACTGACCGACGAGAACGCGCTCGCCTTCTTCGACGCGATCGCGCCGATCGTGCACCGCGAATCCATCGACATGTCGGTGGCTTGGTTCCAGTCGCGCTACGACAAGGTCGGCCCCGGCGGCACCGGCGCGGACTACATCAACTGCCCGATGACCAAGGAGCAGTATGACGGCTTCGTCGCCGCGCTAATGTCGGGCGAGAAGACCGAATTCAAGGAGTGGGAGACCAACACGCCCTATTTCGACGGCTGCCTGCCGATCGAGGTAATGGCGGAGCGCGGCCCCGAGACCTTGCGCCACGGACCGATGAAGCCAGTCGGCCTCACCAATCCGCACGATCCTACGACCAAAGCCTACGCGATCGTGCAGCTGCGCCAGGACAACAAGCTCGGCACGCTCTACAACATCGTCGGCTTCCAGACGAAATTGAAATACGGCGAGCAGCAGCGCATCTTCCGCACCATCCCCGGGCTGGAGAATGCAGAGTTCGCCCGTCTCGGCGGCCTGCATCGCAACACCTTCCTGAACTCGCCGAAGCTGCTCGACGGCCAGCTGCGCCTGCGTGCGCAGCCGCGGCTGCGCTTCGCCGGCCAGATGACGGGCTGCGAGGGCTATGTGGAATCGGCCAGCGTCGGCCTGATTGCCGGTCTCTATGCAGCAGCGGACGCGCGCGGCGAGACGCTTGTCGGCCCGCCGGGGACGACCGCGCTGGGATCGCTGCTCGGCCACATCACCGGCGGCCATATCGAGACCATCGAGCCCGGCACACGGTCGTTCCAACCGATGAACATCAATTTCGGTCTATTCCCGCCGCTTGCGAGCGTGCCGACGAAGAAGCCCGACGGCACACGCTTGCGCGGCAACGAGAAGACGGTGGCCAAGAAACAGGCGATGAGCGCTCTCGCACTCGCCGATCTCGATCGCTGGATCGCCGATCATTTGCGCATGCCCGCAGCCGCGTGA
- a CDS encoding DUF1127 domain-containing protein translates to MLLSLIRMIQAFRDYQRNVAELSQLSDRELADIGLDRSDIPRVAAGQYQG, encoded by the coding sequence ATGCTGCTCTCGCTCATCCGCATGATCCAGGCCTTCCGGGACTATCAGCGCAATGTTGCCGAACTGTCCCAGCTCAGCGATCGCGAACTGGCCGATATCGGCCTCGATCGCTCGGACATCCCGCGCGTTGCCGCCGGTCAGTATCAGGGCTGA
- a CDS encoding DUF3597 domain-containing protein: protein MSIFGKIMSAIFGSQPASAAPAGGAAAPAGAAPAPGAAPMAAVDVAAIVDKAVAAHKGEKLEWRTSIVDLMKALDIDSSLAARKDLAKELGYTGDMNDSASMNVWLHKQVMSKLAANGGKLPSEIKH, encoded by the coding sequence ATGAGTATTTTCGGGAAAATCATGAGCGCGATCTTTGGCAGCCAGCCGGCTTCCGCCGCGCCCGCCGGTGGCGCAGCGGCGCCCGCTGGAGCCGCGCCGGCACCGGGCGCCGCGCCCATGGCGGCGGTCGACGTGGCGGCAATCGTCGACAAGGCGGTGGCCGCGCACAAGGGCGAGAAGCTGGAATGGCGTACCTCGATCGTCGACCTCATGAAGGCGCTCGACATCGATTCCAGCCTCGCTGCGCGCAAGGACCTTGCCAAGGAACTCGGCTACACCGGTGACATGAACGACTCGGCCAGCATGAACGTCTGGCTGCACAAGCAGGTGATGTCCAAGCTCGCCGCCAATGGCGGCAAGCTGCCGTCGGAGATCAAGCACTGA
- a CDS encoding serine/threonine protein kinase yields MSLPKDDAATLSARWTEGVLLKRDVFSTVERGRFRGESGEVDAVLRRLDEVPWWSFPLARHLFAREKHALALAKGLNVGPELLWAGRRALVRGFVDGVALHLAKPHGDLAYFRSAKAALRRLRRAGICHNDLAKEQNWLVGRDGLAYVTDFQLAACFNRHGRLYRILAYEDLRHLLKHKRSYAPEALTPRERKILAKKSFAASLWLATGKKVYRAITRGLFNFTDREGGGRRLVNDAPVLTELIRKNPAVRDTAIVAFADRRSGVGLYAFVEADQVTLEGQLRNDLSAAKGPKPPEHIQVVHALPRDASGKPRTEILQLVAMNQLDLIEPMIKNDQDRAFLKDILEQRKNLRDRFNFEADLPTS; encoded by the coding sequence ATGAGCCTCCCCAAAGACGACGCCGCGACGCTCTCGGCGCGCTGGACCGAGGGCGTGCTGCTCAAGCGCGACGTGTTCTCGACCGTCGAGCGCGGGCGGTTCCGCGGCGAGAGCGGCGAGGTCGATGCCGTGCTGCGCCGGCTCGACGAGGTGCCGTGGTGGTCGTTCCCTCTGGCCCGCCATCTGTTCGCCCGCGAGAAGCACGCTCTGGCGCTCGCCAAGGGGCTGAATGTCGGACCTGAGCTGCTGTGGGCCGGACGCCGTGCGCTGGTGCGCGGCTTCGTTGACGGCGTCGCTTTGCATCTGGCAAAGCCGCATGGCGACCTCGCCTATTTCCGTTCGGCCAAGGCGGCGCTGCGTCGGCTGCGCCGCGCCGGTATCTGCCACAACGATCTTGCCAAGGAGCAGAACTGGCTGGTCGGCCGCGACGGCCTCGCCTATGTCACCGACTTCCAGCTCGCCGCCTGCTTCAACCGGCACGGCCGGCTCTATCGCATCCTCGCCTACGAAGACCTCAGGCATCTGCTCAAGCACAAGCGTTCCTACGCGCCCGAGGCGCTGACGCCGCGCGAGCGTAAGATCCTCGCCAAGAAGTCGTTTGCCGCGAGCCTGTGGCTCGCCACCGGCAAGAAAGTCTATCGTGCCATTACGCGCGGGCTGTTCAACTTCACCGACCGCGAGGGCGGCGGTCGCAGGCTGGTCAACGACGCACCGGTGCTGACCGAGTTGATCCGGAAGAATCCGGCCGTGCGCGACACCGCCATCGTCGCTTTTGCCGACCGTCGCTCCGGCGTCGGGCTCTACGCTTTCGTCGAAGCCGATCAGGTCACGCTCGAAGGCCAGTTGCGGAACGACCTTTCAGCCGCCAAGGGGCCGAAACCGCCGGAGCACATCCAGGTGGTGCACGCGCTGCCACGCGACGCCAGCGGCAAGCCGCGCACCGAGATCCTGCAACTGGTTGCCATGAACCAGCTCGACCTGATCGAGCCGATGATCAAGAACGACCAGGATCGCGCGTTCCTCAAGGACATTCTGGAACAACGGAAAAACCTGCGCGACCGCTTCAATTTCGAGGCGGATTTGCCGACGAGCTGA
- a CDS encoding DUF2189 domain-containing protein, protein MATLYQGNVPTIVQTTDASGPVIRTIQLSDLQDALRRGWEDFKAVPSHAIILCVIYPVLGLVLARMVMGYSVLPLLFPLAAGFALIGPFAALGLYELSSRRERYEEASAWNAMEVLRSPSFGAMLGLGALLLALFVTWVATAQAIYVAAFGYEGVTGISDFTTRVLTTQQGWWLIVVGCGAGFLFALAALCISAVSFPLMLDRHAGAFEAMSTSLRVIARNPVPMAAWGVIVAVLLALGTIPAFLGLAVVIPLLGHATWHLYRKVIVSEPGARPAPPPPHRPRKPAADFPANLFPWRNKSDA, encoded by the coding sequence ATGGCCACACTCTACCAGGGCAATGTCCCCACGATCGTCCAGACAACGGATGCGTCTGGACCGGTGATCCGAACCATCCAGCTGTCCGACCTGCAGGATGCGCTCAGGCGCGGCTGGGAAGATTTCAAGGCCGTGCCGAGCCACGCCATCATCCTCTGCGTGATCTATCCGGTGCTCGGCCTCGTGCTCGCCCGCATGGTCATGGGCTATTCGGTGCTGCCGCTGCTGTTTCCGCTCGCCGCCGGCTTCGCGCTGATCGGCCCCTTCGCAGCGCTCGGTCTCTACGAGCTCTCCAGCCGGCGTGAACGCTATGAGGAAGCCAGCGCCTGGAATGCGATGGAGGTACTGCGCTCGCCTTCGTTCGGGGCGATGCTCGGCCTCGGCGCACTGCTGCTCGCTCTGTTCGTGACCTGGGTTGCGACCGCGCAGGCGATCTATGTCGCGGCGTTCGGCTATGAGGGCGTCACCGGGATCTCGGACTTCACGACGCGCGTGCTGACGACGCAGCAGGGCTGGTGGCTGATCGTGGTCGGCTGCGGCGCCGGCTTCCTGTTCGCGCTCGCCGCGCTCTGCATCAGCGCCGTGTCGTTCCCGTTGATGCTGGACCGCCATGCCGGCGCGTTCGAGGCGATGAGCACCTCGCTGCGCGTGATCGCGAGGAACCCGGTGCCGATGGCCGCCTGGGGCGTGATCGTGGCAGTGCTGCTCGCGCTCGGCACGATCCCGGCCTTCCTCGGCCTTGCCGTGGTGATCCCCCTGCTCGGCCATGCCACCTGGCATCTCTACCGCAAGGTGATCGTCTCGGAGCCCGGTGCACGTCCGGCGCCGCCCCCGCCGCATCGTCCGCGCAAGCCGGCGGCCGACTTCCCGGCCAACCTCTTCCCCTGGCGTAACAAGAGCGACGCCTGA
- a CDS encoding cupin domain-containing protein: protein MNAKPVIRRPGENRGITLRGHPMTFLVTGEDTQHTSMFDWTIPPGFATGRHVHRVQEETFYMLEGECEWHVGDEVVRARPGTYLFIPPGLPHNITNVSEEPARVLMTVSPPGHEHYFEELAKLTASGTPDAKAISELRARFDTDQLSALTTRA, encoded by the coding sequence ATGAACGCGAAACCAGTCATCCGCAGGCCCGGCGAGAACAGGGGCATCACGCTGCGCGGCCATCCCATGACCTTCCTGGTGACCGGGGAGGACACTCAGCACACCAGCATGTTCGACTGGACGATCCCGCCGGGGTTTGCCACGGGCCGTCACGTTCATCGGGTGCAGGAGGAAACCTTCTATATGCTCGAAGGCGAATGCGAATGGCACGTCGGCGACGAGGTCGTCCGGGCCCGGCCCGGGACCTATCTTTTTATTCCGCCGGGGTTGCCCCACAACATCACCAATGTCAGTGAGGAGCCCGCGCGCGTTTTGATGACCGTGTCACCGCCGGGGCACGAACATTACTTCGAGGAGTTGGCCAAGCTGACCGCGAGCGGAACGCCAGACGCGAAAGCAATCAGCGAGTTGCGGGCACGTTTCGACACTGATCAACTATCCGCTCTGACAACGAGAGCGTGA
- a CDS encoding N-acetylmuramoyl-L-alanine amidase, whose product MGIPLRGRTARWPPAHCSPFIAIARAAARQLRHQTSAALNHPHISLCCRNEAWQQRPCFLQRDSFRSTILSCQTARTSRRFEESGPVRHALRLKFFQTFFWEKVMVEWKGIVGTAYTADEFDSYAHALRWSGWRPAFIVVHNTAVPTLAQRPNGFTKQHILNLEGFYRDQQHWKAGPHLFIDDRQIWVFTPLTMSGVHSPSYNKTALGFEMLGDYDRDEFNSGRGLRVQRNAVAAVATMSAVLGLDPDTMKVHKEDPLTTHACPGRTVVKNKFIEKVKELLAERHGGEHLDPVSS is encoded by the coding sequence ATGGGGATTCCTCTTCGGGGGCGGACGGCGCGCTGGCCGCCGGCTCATTGCAGCCCATTTATCGCCATCGCCCGCGCCGCTGCAAGGCAGCTTCGACATCAAACCTCAGCTGCTCTCAATCACCCGCATATCTCGCTGTGCTGCCGGAACGAGGCGTGGCAGCAGCGCCCATGTTTCTTGCAACGCGACAGTTTTCGCTCTACCATTTTAAGTTGCCAGACCGCCCGGACCTCCCGGCGCTTCGAAGAGAGCGGGCCCGTCCGGCACGCATTGCGACTGAAATTTTTTCAAACGTTTTTTTGGGAGAAGGTCATGGTGGAATGGAAGGGAATAGTTGGTACCGCCTATACTGCAGATGAGTTCGACAGCTACGCGCACGCTCTGCGATGGTCCGGATGGCGGCCTGCATTCATTGTTGTTCACAACACGGCGGTGCCAACACTCGCGCAGCGGCCCAATGGGTTTACGAAACAGCACATTCTAAACCTGGAGGGTTTTTACAGAGATCAGCAGCACTGGAAAGCCGGTCCGCATCTTTTCATCGACGATAGGCAGATCTGGGTGTTCACTCCCCTGACCATGTCAGGCGTCCATTCTCCCTCCTATAACAAGACTGCCCTGGGATTTGAAATGCTCGGCGATTACGACCGCGATGAATTCAATTCCGGTCGTGGATTGCGCGTTCAAAGGAACGCCGTCGCAGCGGTCGCGACGATGTCCGCGGTGCTCGGCCTCGATCCGGATACGATGAAAGTCCATAAGGAAGACCCGTTGACGACGCACGCCTGCCCGGGAAGAACCGTCGTGAAGAACAAGTTCATCGAAAAGGTGAAGGAGCTGCTCGCCGAGCGTCACGGCGGGGAACATCTCGATCCCGTGTCGTCGTGA
- a CDS encoding CAP domain-containing protein, giving the protein MIAGLLLLNATAAMADSPAELISGFRLKHGEVRVVRDSTLDRIAMDQARAMAAKDDLSHDALGPFNRRVAPAGAGRAAENIAYGYDNFEKTLGQWIDSSGHRKNLLLHNASRVGIASAKNASGKRTYWAMVIAGDYEPKGKGKKKDKEPLVAVKREAAPASKPKSSNCHVKLLGLCI; this is encoded by the coding sequence ATGATCGCCGGCCTTCTGCTGCTGAACGCCACAGCCGCAATGGCGGACTCGCCGGCCGAGCTGATCTCGGGCTTCCGCCTCAAGCACGGCGAAGTCCGCGTCGTCCGCGATTCGACCCTCGATCGCATCGCCATGGACCAGGCCCGCGCGATGGCGGCAAAGGACGACCTCAGCCACGACGCGCTCGGCCCTTTCAACCGCCGCGTCGCACCGGCTGGCGCGGGCCGGGCCGCCGAGAACATCGCCTACGGCTACGATAATTTCGAGAAGACGCTGGGCCAGTGGATCGACTCGTCCGGTCACCGCAAGAACCTGTTGCTGCACAACGCCTCCCGCGTCGGCATCGCAAGTGCGAAAAATGCGAGCGGCAAACGTACCTATTGGGCGATGGTGATCGCCGGCGATTACGAGCCGAAAGGCAAGGGCAAGAAAAAGGACAAGGAGCCGCTGGTTGCCGTAAAACGCGAGGCTGCGCCCGCAAGCAAACCGAAGTCCAGCAACTGCCACGTCAAGCTGCTCGGCCTCTGCATTTGA
- a CDS encoding lytic murein transglycosylase, translating into MTSTISRLALAAFALSASILSAQPAFAAVACGSGNFDAWLAEFKTDAAAKGISQQAIASGLTGVTLDQSVLNRDRSQKVFSQTFEEFSGRMVPPRLERGSNRMKQYGSVLSRIEQAYGVPGEVLVAIWGLETDFGVNTGKFATIRSLATLAYDCRRAEQFRAELLDALRIVQRGDLAPAEMKGAWAGELGQTQFMPSSWMKYAVDFDGNGKRDLLHNAPDVLASTANYLAGYGWQKGKDWQPGSPNFEVLKQWNKSEVYSKTVAYFATQLARAP; encoded by the coding sequence ATGACCTCGACGATTTCTCGTCTCGCTCTCGCAGCTTTCGCCCTTTCCGCGTCCATCCTGTCCGCCCAGCCGGCGTTCGCCGCGGTTGCCTGCGGCTCGGGCAATTTCGATGCCTGGCTTGCGGAGTTCAAAACCGACGCTGCGGCCAAGGGCATCTCACAACAGGCCATCGCATCGGGGCTCACCGGCGTGACGCTCGATCAGAGCGTGCTCAACCGCGACCGCTCGCAAAAGGTCTTCAGCCAGACCTTCGAGGAATTTTCCGGCCGCATGGTGCCACCACGCCTGGAGCGCGGCTCCAACAGGATGAAGCAATACGGCTCCGTGCTGTCGCGCATCGAACAGGCCTACGGCGTTCCCGGCGAGGTCCTGGTCGCGATCTGGGGCCTGGAGACCGATTTCGGCGTCAACACTGGTAAATTCGCCACGATCCGCTCGCTCGCAACACTGGCCTATGACTGCCGGCGCGCCGAGCAGTTTCGCGCCGAACTGCTGGATGCGCTGCGCATCGTCCAGCGCGGCGATCTCGCGCCGGCCGAGATGAAGGGCGCCTGGGCCGGCGAACTCGGCCAGACCCAGTTCATGCCGTCGTCCTGGATGAAATACGCCGTCGATTTCGACGGCAACGGCAAGCGCGACCTCTTGCACAACGCGCCCGACGTGCTCGCCTCCACGGCCAATTATCTCGCCGGCTATGGCTGGCAGAAGGGCAAGGATTGGCAGCCCGGCAGTCCGAATTTCGAGGTGCTGAAGCAGTGGAACAAGAGCGAGGTCTATTCCAAGACCGTCGCCTATTTCGCCACCCAGCTGGCGCGCGCCCCTTAA
- a CDS encoding acyl-CoA synthetase, giving the protein MQPLRMSRRVMNLAYMLTQNARRHGARPGFVWGDISWSWRQIDAQVSALAAALAARGIAKGDRILVHSKNGDEMFVSMFAAFRLGAVWVPTNFRLMPDEVTYLAQASGAKAFLCHVDFPEHAAAVKGGALEFTWSVDGKAAFGETSVADAIASQAGANFANVAVEHDDPCWFFFTSGTTGRSKAAVLTHGQMGFVITNHLADLTPGVTENDASLVVAPLSHGAGVHQLMQTARGVCTVLLPTEKFDINEAFRLIETHRVANLFTVPTILKMMVEHPAVDKYDHSSLRHVIYAGAPMYREDQKTALKKLGKVIVQYFGLGEVTGNITVLPAALHDPEDGPHAKIGTCGFERTGMQVSIQDDEGRELAANQSGEICVIGPAVLAGYYDNPEANAKAFRNGWFRTGDLGHMDEEGFVYITGRASDMYISGGSNIYPREIEEKILTHPAVGEVAVLGVPDATWGEVGVAVCVAREGEKAVSEAEMAAFLSPKVPRYKMPKRFFFWEALPKSGYGKIPKRMVRDELEARGLLDLDTMKTG; this is encoded by the coding sequence ATGCAGCCCCTGCGCATGTCCCGCCGCGTCATGAATCTCGCTTACATGCTGACCCAGAATGCGCGGCGGCATGGCGCGCGTCCCGGTTTCGTCTGGGGTGACATATCCTGGAGTTGGCGCCAGATCGATGCGCAGGTCTCGGCGTTGGCGGCGGCGCTCGCCGCGCGCGGCATCGCCAAGGGCGATCGCATCCTGGTCCATTCCAAGAATGGCGACGAGATGTTTGTCTCGATGTTCGCTGCGTTCCGGCTCGGCGCGGTCTGGGTGCCTACCAATTTCCGCCTGATGCCGGACGAGGTCACCTATCTCGCGCAAGCTTCCGGCGCGAAGGCGTTCCTGTGCCATGTCGATTTCCCCGAGCACGCAGCGGCCGTGAAGGGCGGCGCGCTGGAGTTCACCTGGAGCGTCGACGGCAAGGCTGCGTTCGGCGAGACGTCGGTTGCCGATGCCATTGCCTCGCAGGCCGGCGCCAATTTCGCGAACGTCGCCGTCGAACACGACGATCCCTGCTGGTTCTTCTTCACCTCGGGCACGACAGGCCGCTCCAAGGCCGCGGTGCTGACCCACGGCCAGATGGGCTTTGTGATCACCAACCATCTCGCCGATCTGACCCCCGGCGTCACCGAGAATGACGCCTCGCTGGTGGTGGCGCCGCTGTCGCATGGCGCCGGCGTGCATCAGCTGATGCAGACCGCGCGCGGCGTCTGCACCGTTTTGTTGCCGACCGAGAAGTTCGACATCAACGAGGCGTTCCGCCTGATCGAGACGCATCGGGTCGCCAATCTCTTCACGGTGCCGACGATCCTGAAGATGATGGTCGAGCATCCCGCCGTCGACAAATACGATCACTCCTCGCTGCGTCACGTGATCTATGCGGGCGCGCCGATGTATCGCGAGGACCAGAAGACCGCGCTGAAAAAACTCGGCAAGGTCATCGTGCAGTATTTCGGCCTCGGCGAAGTCACCGGCAACATCACCGTGCTGCCGGCGGCGCTGCACGATCCCGAGGACGGCCCGCACGCGAAGATTGGCACCTGCGGCTTCGAGCGTACCGGCATGCAGGTCTCGATCCAGGACGACGAGGGCCGCGAGCTCGCGGCCAACCAGAGCGGCGAGATCTGCGTGATCGGGCCGGCGGTGCTCGCAGGCTATTACGACAATCCCGAAGCCAACGCGAAGGCGTTCCGCAACGGCTGGTTCCGCACCGGCGATCTCGGCCACATGGACGAGGAGGGGTTCGTCTACATCACGGGACGTGCTTCCGACATGTACATCTCCGGGGGCTCCAACATCTATCCGCGCGAGATCGAGGAGAAGATCCTGACGCATCCCGCGGTAGGTGAGGTCGCCGTGCTCGGCGTGCCCGATGCGACCTGGGGCGAGGTCGGCGTCGCCGTGTGCGTGGCGCGCGAGGGCGAGAAGGCGGTGAGCGAGGCGGAGATGGCCGCGTTCCTGTCGCCGAAGGTACCGCGCTACAAGATGCCAAAGCGCTTCTTCTTCTGGGAGGCCCTGCCGAAGTCGGGCTATGGCAAGATCCCGAAACGCATGGTGCGCGACGAACTCGAGGCGCGCGGGCTGCTCGATCTCGACACGATGAAGACTGGCTGA
- a CDS encoding aminotransferase class V-fold PLP-dependent enzyme has product MIDIDQIRSDTPAASRLAYLHNAGAALMPTSVVEAMKQHIDLESQIGGYAAADREADRLQAVYGSVARLLNAAPDEIALVENATVAWQMAFYALPFRKGDRILTAEAEYAANYVAFLQVAKRTGATIDVVPSDATGELDIHALERMIDARVKLIAITWVPTNGGLTNPAAAVGKIARAHGIPYLLDACQAVGQMAVDVEALGCDMLSATGRKFLRGPRGTGFLYVRRATLQRLEPPMIDHFAAPWVSRDEYRLRDDARRFETWENNYAARLGLGAAVDYALKIGIAPIEQRCRMLAGRLRSGLAALAGITIRDLGRAPGAIVSFTLDGHEADAVVASAAAAGITIGASDPSSTRIDAELRSLPHVVRASPHYYNTEAEIDRLIAHVANLTPR; this is encoded by the coding sequence GTGATCGACATCGACCAAATTCGGTCCGACACGCCGGCCGCCAGCCGGCTCGCCTACCTCCACAACGCAGGCGCGGCTCTGATGCCGACCTCCGTTGTCGAGGCGATGAAGCAGCATATCGATCTGGAAAGCCAGATCGGAGGCTATGCCGCCGCCGATCGCGAGGCCGACCGGCTCCAAGCGGTCTACGGCTCGGTGGCGCGTCTGCTCAATGCCGCGCCCGACGAGATCGCGCTGGTGGAAAACGCGACGGTCGCGTGGCAGATGGCGTTCTACGCGCTTCCGTTTCGCAAGGGCGACCGCATTCTAACCGCCGAGGCGGAATACGCGGCCAACTATGTCGCCTTTCTTCAGGTCGCCAAGAGGACAGGCGCGACGATCGACGTCGTGCCGAGCGATGCCACAGGCGAGCTCGACATCCACGCGCTCGAACGCATGATCGATGCGCGCGTCAAGCTGATCGCGATCACCTGGGTCCCGACCAATGGCGGGCTGACAAATCCGGCGGCAGCGGTCGGCAAGATCGCGCGGGCGCACGGCATTCCCTATCTGCTCGACGCCTGCCAGGCGGTCGGCCAGATGGCGGTCGATGTCGAAGCCCTCGGCTGTGACATGCTGTCGGCCACGGGTCGCAAATTCCTGCGCGGCCCCCGCGGCACCGGATTTCTCTACGTTCGCCGCGCGACGCTGCAACGGCTCGAGCCGCCGATGATCGATCACTTTGCGGCGCCCTGGGTCTCACGCGATGAATATCGGCTTCGCGACGACGCCCGCCGCTTCGAGACCTGGGAAAACAATTACGCGGCAAGGCTCGGGCTCGGCGCTGCCGTCGATTACGCCTTGAAGATCGGCATCGCCCCGATCGAACAACGCTGCCGCATGCTTGCCGGCCGTCTTCGCAGCGGCCTCGCGGCCCTCGCCGGCATCACCATTCGCGACCTCGGACGTGCGCCGGGTGCCATCGTCAGCTTCACCCTGGACGGGCACGAGGCGGACGCAGTTGTCGCCAGTGCCGCGGCAGCCGGCATCACCATTGGCGCTTCAGATCCGTCGAGCACGCGCATCGATGCCGAACTTCGCTCATTGCCGCATGTCGTGCGGGCGTCACCGCATTATTACAATACGGAAGCCGAGATCGATCGACTGATCGCTCATGTTGCGAATTTGACGCCGCGATAA